A region of Paractinoplanes abujensis DNA encodes the following proteins:
- a CDS encoding VIT domain-containing protein — MTFSVTPMAPGEISRIRILPDAGFGMLRTDRGALPLDRLDVRARISGLVAHTVVTTEFVNVHDDALEATYVFPLPDRAAVTGMTMTCDDRVVTAELQERGAARQAYDQAIASGRRASIAEEERPDVFTMRVGNIVPGERVTVELSLVGPLPFSDGEATFRFPLVVAPRYIPGTPLPGRSVGDGYAPDTDAVPDASRITPPVLLPGFPNPLRLGVSVEIDPAGLELGEVRSSLHTVVDRDGVLTIGPGERANRDFILRLPYAGGGQTAIAVPDESAEEPEGVFQLVVLPPADATPARPKDVVLLLDRSGSMGGWKMVAARRAAARVVDTLTAADRFAVLTFDHQVDRPGDLPAGLAEATDRHRFRAVEHLAKAGARGGTELLTPLRQGLELLRASEGRDRVLVLVTDGQVGNEDQIVRDVTPLIGTTRIHTIGIDRAVNAGFLGRLAALGAGRAELVESEDRLDEAMEHIHRRIGAPVVTGLRVTATGLTLVDDDTSPARLPGLYPGVPLVVSGRFTGRPAGELVVTGRTRDDREFRTTVAVQERREAAVEAQWARARLRDLEDAYAAGDLGLEQRIVATSLRYGVLCRFTAFVAVDNRVVNEGGETRRVTQPVEFPDGWESMDDSAALRVMPMSAGAAAPMPAPAPSRPARFAPATLESMAAPAESGSAGFGGGGGVVPGSPGGAGGFRTGRAAARPAMMRAKAQPSFGSALSIDEVRALAATEAQRLRDAGELPDWERRDLLDDLASRLDVLVAGLDDPDFAPLKDLVAKLRSDTGTAEKWAAATEILTTFAGTSGPSESAAEPGAAESAPAPSEPAPERKSFWKR, encoded by the coding sequence ATGACCTTTTCCGTCACCCCGATGGCGCCGGGGGAGATCAGCCGCATCCGGATTCTCCCCGACGCCGGCTTCGGCATGCTGCGCACCGACCGCGGTGCCCTGCCGCTCGACCGGCTCGACGTGCGGGCCCGCATCAGCGGCCTGGTCGCGCACACGGTCGTGACCACCGAGTTCGTCAACGTGCACGACGACGCGCTCGAGGCGACCTACGTCTTTCCGCTGCCGGACCGGGCCGCCGTCACCGGCATGACGATGACGTGCGACGACCGCGTGGTCACCGCCGAACTGCAGGAGCGCGGCGCGGCCCGCCAGGCGTACGACCAGGCGATCGCCTCCGGCCGGCGGGCCTCGATCGCCGAGGAGGAGCGACCCGACGTGTTCACGATGCGGGTCGGCAACATCGTGCCCGGCGAGCGCGTCACCGTCGAGCTGAGCCTGGTCGGGCCGTTGCCGTTCTCCGACGGCGAAGCCACGTTCCGGTTCCCGCTCGTGGTGGCCCCGCGCTACATCCCGGGCACGCCCCTGCCCGGCCGGTCGGTGGGTGACGGCTACGCGCCCGACACCGACGCCGTGCCCGACGCCTCGCGCATCACTCCCCCGGTGCTGTTGCCGGGTTTCCCCAACCCGTTGCGGCTGGGCGTCTCCGTCGAGATCGACCCGGCCGGGCTCGAGCTGGGCGAGGTGCGGTCGAGCCTGCACACGGTGGTCGACCGCGACGGCGTGCTGACGATCGGCCCCGGCGAGCGCGCCAACCGCGACTTCATCCTGCGCCTGCCCTATGCCGGAGGCGGTCAGACCGCGATCGCCGTGCCCGACGAGTCCGCCGAGGAGCCCGAGGGCGTCTTCCAGCTGGTGGTGCTGCCGCCCGCCGACGCCACGCCGGCCCGCCCGAAAGACGTGGTGCTGCTGCTCGACCGTTCGGGCAGCATGGGTGGCTGGAAGATGGTGGCCGCCCGCCGGGCCGCGGCCCGGGTGGTCGACACCCTGACCGCCGCCGACCGTTTCGCCGTGCTCACCTTCGACCACCAGGTCGACCGGCCCGGCGACCTGCCGGCCGGGCTGGCCGAGGCGACCGACCGGCACCGTTTCCGCGCGGTCGAGCACCTGGCCAAGGCAGGCGCCCGCGGCGGCACCGAGCTGCTCACCCCACTGCGCCAAGGGCTTGAGCTGCTGCGCGCGAGCGAGGGCCGCGACCGGGTGCTCGTGCTGGTCACCGACGGCCAGGTCGGCAACGAGGATCAGATCGTCCGCGACGTCACGCCGCTGATCGGCACGACCCGCATCCACACGATCGGGATCGATCGCGCGGTCAACGCCGGGTTCCTGGGGCGGCTGGCCGCGCTCGGGGCCGGGCGGGCCGAGCTGGTCGAGAGCGAGGACCGTCTCGACGAGGCGATGGAGCACATCCACCGGCGCATCGGCGCCCCGGTCGTCACCGGCCTGCGGGTCACGGCGACGGGCCTGACCCTGGTCGACGACGACACGTCGCCGGCCCGGCTCCCCGGCCTCTATCCGGGGGTCCCGCTGGTGGTGAGTGGCCGCTTCACCGGCCGGCCGGCCGGCGAACTGGTGGTCACCGGGCGCACGCGCGACGACCGGGAGTTCCGCACGACGGTGGCGGTGCAGGAACGTCGCGAGGCGGCGGTCGAGGCCCAGTGGGCGCGGGCACGGCTGCGCGATCTCGAAGACGCGTACGCGGCGGGCGACCTCGGTCTCGAGCAGCGCATCGTGGCGACGTCGCTGCGATACGGAGTGCTGTGCCGGTTCACCGCGTTCGTGGCGGTGGACAACCGGGTGGTCAACGAGGGCGGCGAGACCCGCCGGGTGACCCAGCCGGTCGAGTTCCCCGACGGCTGGGAGTCCATGGACGACAGTGCGGCGCTCCGCGTCATGCCCATGTCGGCCGGGGCGGCCGCGCCGATGCCGGCTCCGGCGCCGTCCAGGCCGGCCCGCTTCGCCCCGGCCACCCTGGAGTCGATGGCCGCGCCGGCCGAGTCCGGTTCGGCCGGCTTCGGCGGGGGCGGAGGCGTGGTGCCCGGGAGCCCGGGCGGTGCCGGCGGCTTCCGAACGGGCCGTGCCGCCGCCCGCCCGGCGATGATGCGGGCCAAGGCCCAGCCGTCGTTCGGAAGTGCTCTCAGCATCGACGAGGTACGGGCCCTGGCGGCCACCGAGGCCCAGCGGCTGCGCGATGCCGGCGAGCTGCCCGACTGGGAGCGCCGCGACCTGCTCGACGACCTCGCGAGCCGGCTTGACGTGCTGGTGGCAGGGCTCGACGATCCCGATTTCGCCCCGCTCAAGGACCTGGTCGCCAAGCTGCGCTCCGACACCGGCACGGCCGAGAAGTGGGCGGCGGCCACCGAGATCCTGACCACGTTCGCGGGCACATCAGGCCCGTCGGAGTCCGCGGCCGAGCCGGGGGCCGCCGAGAGTGCTCCCGCCCCGTCCGAGCCGGCTCCGGAGCGCAAATCGTTCTGGAAACGCTGA
- a CDS encoding MerR family transcriptional regulator, translated as MWTLDELVERVREALEAEYPGAPNGRVRDVPDRRAIRWYSTIGLVDKPLGMRGRTALYGPRHLQQLVAVKRRQAEGLTLAQIQAELTAVSPARLTEIAHVPPGLMVTIDENTFGHHAQRSRFWADHPAEAAAPPADLPLPAHSPADLPLPAHSPPVRSVAASQAFTGLALGGGVLLLVPAAVSDADRDAVAEAAAPLLDLLTARGLITADGTTDGSPS; from the coding sequence ATGTGGACGCTGGACGAGTTGGTAGAACGGGTACGTGAAGCCCTCGAGGCCGAATACCCGGGCGCGCCGAACGGACGCGTTCGCGACGTGCCCGACCGCCGGGCCATCCGGTGGTATTCGACGATCGGCCTGGTCGACAAGCCGCTCGGCATGCGCGGCCGCACAGCCCTTTACGGCCCGCGCCACCTGCAACAACTGGTCGCCGTCAAGCGGCGGCAGGCCGAGGGTCTCACCCTCGCCCAGATCCAGGCCGAGCTGACCGCCGTCTCCCCGGCCCGGCTGACCGAGATCGCCCACGTCCCGCCCGGCCTGATGGTCACGATCGACGAGAACACATTCGGGCATCACGCTCAGCGGTCCCGCTTCTGGGCCGACCACCCCGCCGAGGCCGCCGCGCCGCCGGCCGACCTCCCGCTGCCCGCCCACTCCCCGGCCGACCTCCCGCTGCCCGCCCACTCGCCGCCCGTCCGTTCCGTCGCGGCGAGCCAGGCCTTCACCGGCCTGGCGCTCGGCGGTGGCGTGCTGCTGCTCGTTCCCGCCGCTGTCTCCGATGCCGACCGCGACGCCGTCGCCGAGGCCGCCGCGCCCCTGCTCGACCTGCTCACCGCCCGAGGCCTGATCACCGCCGACGGCACGACCGATGGGAGTCCGTCATGA
- a CDS encoding cyclase family protein, giving the protein MRLVSLSHVHDPATTNVYPGDPPFELETVATIEQDGYYLRLVRQGEHTGTHWGAPGHFNPGQPLADELDLADLHLRAVKLDVREKCVRDPDYAVTIADVEAWERTHGRIPDESMVVIWTGWDAKWGTAEFTNAGADGAPHHPGFAVETARWLIDTGRVGHRGGTGTDAFSPDVGADATYTVSHLIYQRHRISLEILANLEALPETGAHILCGGQINRAGSGSPALIYGLLP; this is encoded by the coding sequence ATGCGACTCGTGAGCCTCTCCCACGTGCACGACCCGGCGACCACAAACGTCTATCCGGGCGACCCGCCCTTCGAGCTGGAGACCGTCGCCACGATCGAGCAGGACGGCTATTACCTGCGTCTCGTCCGCCAGGGTGAGCACACGGGCACCCACTGGGGCGCTCCCGGCCACTTCAATCCGGGCCAGCCCTTGGCCGACGAGCTCGACCTCGCCGACCTGCATCTGCGGGCGGTCAAGCTCGACGTGCGGGAGAAGTGCGTCCGCGACCCCGATTACGCCGTGACGATCGCCGACGTCGAGGCCTGGGAAAGGACGCACGGGCGCATCCCCGACGAGTCCATGGTGGTCATTTGGACGGGCTGGGACGCGAAGTGGGGCACGGCCGAGTTCACCAACGCCGGTGCGGACGGCGCGCCCCACCATCCCGGCTTCGCCGTCGAGACCGCGCGCTGGCTGATCGACACGGGCCGCGTCGGCCACCGCGGCGGCACCGGCACCGACGCGTTCAGTCCCGACGTGGGCGCCGACGCCACGTACACGGTGTCGCACTTGATCTACCAGCGTCACCGCATCAGCCTGGAGATCCTCGCGAATCTCGAGGCGCTGCCCGAGACGGGGGCCCACATCCTCTGCGGCGGCCAGATCAACCGGGCCGGCTCAGGCTCTCCGGCCCTGATCTACGGCTTGCTGCCGTGA
- a CDS encoding immune inhibitor A domain-containing protein, with the protein MNRDRFAAFAALVLFTGIPIPATAQPAETAVSAPDTRELSHRHFTLDGRPLPTDTKPRPQARRAAGPTPAVGTVREWVGLDDTTGDLYRKNYTLKAVGRHIEVWVAQDLAFPATDCRKNSIEVTDKNIADLVREFDGTIYPKETAVFSIPPERNGAAATMDGDFTGDGDKTVTLVDNIRDANYFTFPKAVTYVAGFFSRQLNELFDRNVMTIDAYDWKHRLGARPADDPTGDLCTSRPARPRMYEATFAHEWQHLLTYYTDPDEKTWLNEGMADFAQSLTGYVDGHAGVHDPGNDTHLMCFQGWGPVHTPYNINPRDCGGPQNSLNLWDEGAPSEVLADYGNVYQFMLYLHDRFGIEVLTMLHRDGMRQGLAAVQAALPVGVALYDVLHDFQLMTLLDGVDGPVAGIAAERVTAASLRSSINLSNRTAYDMPGAAPNGADYVPLPTPLKSVSFRGASTLDPLPTGWTIAGGTLFSGNADDLDSYAVRKVTIPAGEPVLSLETSYAAEERYDYAYVMISINGGRTYHAVTGDRTVPGRLGPALTGASNGVVTANYPLRAYAGRKVLLGLRYVTDAAGSKGGWRIGTITLAGRKLSDGTSLAGWAAPTALRRTPVHAWHVRLAGLAPGRAEVVPLSQVERLAAYPRVVAIVSHDEPTESEKRYAPYRLIANGTLQPGGSSAPAPDHGSKP; encoded by the coding sequence ATGAACCGTGACCGGTTTGCTGCTTTTGCCGCCCTCGTGCTTTTCACGGGGATCCCCATTCCGGCCACAGCTCAACCGGCGGAAACCGCCGTCTCCGCGCCCGACACCCGCGAGCTCAGCCACCGGCACTTCACGCTCGACGGGCGGCCACTTCCCACCGACACGAAACCGCGGCCCCAGGCCCGGCGGGCCGCCGGGCCGACCCCCGCGGTCGGGACCGTACGGGAATGGGTCGGCCTCGACGACACCACCGGCGACCTCTATCGCAAGAACTACACGCTCAAGGCGGTCGGCCGGCACATCGAGGTCTGGGTCGCGCAGGATCTCGCCTTCCCGGCCACCGACTGCCGCAAGAACTCGATCGAGGTCACCGACAAGAACATCGCTGACCTGGTCCGCGAGTTCGACGGCACGATCTACCCGAAGGAGACGGCCGTCTTCAGCATCCCGCCCGAACGCAACGGCGCGGCGGCGACGATGGACGGCGACTTCACCGGCGACGGCGACAAGACGGTCACCCTGGTCGACAACATCCGCGACGCCAACTACTTCACCTTCCCCAAGGCGGTCACCTACGTCGCCGGGTTCTTCTCGCGGCAGCTCAACGAACTCTTCGACCGCAACGTCATGACCATCGACGCCTACGACTGGAAGCATCGGCTCGGCGCACGACCGGCCGACGACCCCACCGGTGACTTGTGCACCAGCCGGCCCGCGCGGCCCCGCATGTACGAGGCGACCTTCGCCCACGAGTGGCAGCACCTGCTCACCTATTACACCGACCCCGACGAGAAGACCTGGCTCAACGAGGGGATGGCCGACTTCGCGCAGAGCCTGACCGGCTACGTCGACGGCCACGCCGGGGTGCACGACCCGGGCAACGACACGCACCTGATGTGTTTTCAGGGGTGGGGGCCGGTGCACACGCCCTACAACATCAACCCGCGCGACTGCGGCGGCCCGCAGAACTCGCTGAACCTGTGGGACGAGGGCGCACCGAGCGAGGTGCTGGCCGATTACGGGAACGTCTATCAGTTCATGCTCTATCTGCACGACCGCTTCGGAATCGAGGTGCTGACCATGCTGCACCGCGACGGGATGCGGCAGGGCCTGGCCGCGGTGCAGGCGGCGTTGCCGGTCGGGGTCGCCCTCTACGACGTGCTGCACGACTTCCAGCTGATGACACTGCTCGACGGCGTGGACGGGCCAGTCGCAGGGATCGCCGCCGAGCGGGTGACCGCCGCCTCGCTGCGCTCCTCGATCAACCTGAGCAACCGGACCGCGTACGACATGCCGGGCGCGGCGCCGAACGGAGCCGATTACGTGCCCCTGCCGACGCCGCTCAAGTCGGTCTCGTTCCGGGGCGCGAGCACGCTGGACCCGCTGCCGACGGGCTGGACGATCGCCGGCGGCACCCTCTTCTCCGGCAATGCCGACGACCTCGACTCGTACGCGGTCCGCAAGGTCACGATTCCGGCGGGCGAGCCGGTGCTGTCGCTCGAGACGTCCTACGCGGCCGAGGAACGCTACGACTACGCCTACGTGATGATCTCGATCAACGGCGGGCGCACCTATCACGCCGTGACCGGCGACCGGACCGTGCCCGGGCGGCTCGGGCCCGCCCTGACCGGCGCCAGCAACGGCGTCGTGACGGCGAACTATCCCCTCCGGGCCTACGCGGGCAGAAAGGTGCTGCTCGGCCTGCGTTACGTGACCGACGCGGCCGGCTCCAAGGGCGGCTGGCGGATCGGGACCATCACTCTGGCCGGCCGCAAGCTCAGCGACGGCACCTCGCTGGCCGGCTGGGCCGCCCCGACCGCCCTGCGGCGAACCCCCGTCCACGCCTGGCACGTGCGCCTGGCCGGCTTGGCCCCGGGCCGGGCCGAGGTCGTCCCGTTGTCGCAGGTCGAACGCTTGGCCGCCTATCCGCGGGTGGTGGCGATCGTCTCGCACGACGAGCCCACCGAGTCCGAGAAGCGCTACGCCCCCTACCGCCTGATCGCCAACGGCACCCTGCAGCCCGGCGGGTCCTCCGCCCCCGCGCCGGATCACGGCAGCAAGCCGTAG
- a CDS encoding ABC transporter permease encodes MTAVLEDQAPSVRPESRTPGLGRLTTVELRKLADTRAGLWLLIIIALATVGTSAILLGWAPDEEQNLEGFFGLALLPSAVLLPVLGILSMTAEWSQRTALTTFTLVPARERVIVAKLAAGALIAIVSTAAMMVIAAVANLLAGALGGDGRWDIPGSLIWQGAAMQVIFVLMGLAFGALLLNSPLAIVLYLALPMVWGILGGTIRALGDVSRWLDINTTTTAMTEAGMTGEEWARVGASAAVWVLLPLVVGVVRVLRREVN; translated from the coding sequence ATGACCGCCGTTCTGGAAGATCAAGCTCCCTCCGTACGCCCCGAGTCCCGCACGCCCGGCCTCGGCCGGCTGACGACGGTCGAGCTGCGCAAACTGGCCGACACGCGGGCCGGGCTGTGGCTGTTGATCATCATCGCGCTGGCCACGGTGGGCACCTCGGCGATCCTGCTCGGCTGGGCGCCCGACGAGGAACAGAACCTCGAAGGCTTCTTCGGGCTGGCCCTGCTGCCCTCGGCCGTCCTGCTGCCCGTGCTGGGCATCCTGTCGATGACGGCCGAATGGTCGCAACGCACCGCGCTCACCACCTTCACCCTGGTGCCGGCGCGCGAGCGGGTGATCGTGGCCAAGCTGGCGGCCGGGGCGCTGATCGCGATCGTCTCGACCGCGGCCATGATGGTCATCGCGGCGGTGGCCAACCTGCTCGCCGGCGCGCTCGGCGGTGACGGCAGGTGGGACATTCCCGGCTCGCTGATCTGGCAGGGCGCCGCCATGCAGGTCATCTTCGTGCTGATGGGTCTGGCCTTCGGCGCTCTGCTGCTCAACTCGCCCCTGGCCATCGTGCTGTATCTGGCCCTGCCCATGGTCTGGGGCATCCTCGGCGGCACGATCAGGGCGCTGGGCGACGTGTCGCGCTGGCTCGACATCAACACCACGACCACGGCGATGACCGAGGCCGGCATGACCGGTGAGGAGTGGGCGCGGGTCGGCGCCTCGGCCGCGGTCTGGGTGCTGCTGCCGTTGGTGGTGGGCGTCGTGCGGGTGCTGCGCCGCGAGGTGAACTAG
- a CDS encoding ABC transporter ATP-binding protein has protein sequence MITVENLTRRYGAHAAVNDVSFTCEPGTVTGFLGPNGAGKSTTMRMICGLSTPTSGSATVRGVPYRRLGNPGREVGVLLDASAQHPGRTGKEVLTLAALTMGIDTKEVPRALDRVGLNTVAGKRRVRAYSLGMRQRLGLALALLGDPAVLILDEPANGLDPEGIYWMRGLLRDFADRGGSVLLSSHLLREVEAVADRLVVIGAGKVVAQGDKAELLAQTGTLVRAADPAALAMVLDRAGLHGTRTTDGAVVVPTGAEVIGRAAADAGLVLLELRPAGSGGLEQMFLTLTAGDSVKEAVR, from the coding sequence ATGATCACGGTCGAAAATCTCACGAGAAGGTACGGCGCCCATGCCGCCGTCAACGACGTGTCCTTCACGTGCGAGCCCGGCACGGTGACCGGCTTCCTCGGCCCGAACGGCGCGGGCAAGTCGACCACCATGCGGATGATCTGTGGTCTGTCCACGCCCACGTCCGGGTCGGCCACCGTCCGCGGCGTGCCCTACCGCCGGCTCGGCAACCCCGGCCGCGAGGTGGGCGTGCTGCTCGACGCTTCGGCTCAGCACCCCGGCCGTACGGGGAAAGAGGTCTTGACCCTGGCCGCCCTGACCATGGGCATCGACACCAAGGAGGTGCCGCGCGCGCTCGACCGGGTCGGGCTGAACACGGTCGCGGGCAAGCGGCGCGTGCGGGCCTACTCGCTCGGCATGCGGCAACGGCTCGGCCTGGCCCTGGCCCTGCTGGGCGACCCGGCCGTGCTGATCCTCGACGAGCCGGCCAACGGGCTCGACCCCGAGGGCATCTACTGGATGCGCGGCCTGCTGCGCGACTTCGCCGACCGGGGCGGCTCGGTGCTGCTCTCGTCGCACCTGCTGCGCGAGGTCGAGGCGGTCGCCGACCGGCTGGTGGTCATCGGCGCCGGCAAGGTCGTCGCGCAGGGTGACAAGGCCGAACTGCTGGCCCAGACCGGCACCCTGGTGCGCGCGGCCGACCCCGCCGCGCTGGCGATGGTGCTCGACCGGGCGGGTCTGCACGGCACGCGGACGACCGACGGGGCGGTCGTGGTGCCGACCGGAGCCGAGGTGATCGGGCGGGCCGCCGCCGACGCCGGGCTCGTCCTGCTCGAACTGCGGCCGGCCGGCTCCGGTGGCCTCGAGCAGATGTTCCTCACCCTGACCGCCGGCGATTCCGTCAAGGAGGCTGTCCGATGA
- a CDS encoding histidine kinase translates to MGFSQEYRWLLPSALEAPDPGRRSTRDWLIDVLAFLSGFGFTVYGTIDLLRPEPTLLVEQAGNPAWLIWTDFACATVAAIGLWWRRTRLLIPLAIYCVVISIFTVAAAFTLLIVLFTIAVHRKFLVLAIFFVSITATNAVFPFIRPETGRNYWETAAWGTVFLVIVCLWGMVVRARRQLLASYRDRAERAEAEQQLRVAQARTTERNRIAREMHDVLAHRISLLSLHAGALEIKPDAAPDDVANAAGVIRASAHQALQDLREVIGVLRDDRPEGAPEPPQPTLGELPALAEESRSAGVKVSLDVAVEPEAVPAGTGRTAYRIVQEGLTNARKHAPGALVRVNVAGSAGDGLVIEVRNPWPIGGNGTSIPGTGTGLIGLTERTALAGGRLSHGRTPQNEFALTAWLPWPT, encoded by the coding sequence GTGGGGTTCAGCCAGGAATACCGGTGGCTGCTGCCGTCCGCGCTCGAGGCGCCGGATCCGGGTCGCAGGTCGACCCGTGACTGGCTGATCGACGTCCTGGCGTTCCTGTCGGGGTTCGGCTTCACCGTCTACGGCACGATCGATCTGCTCCGGCCGGAGCCCACGTTGCTGGTCGAGCAGGCCGGCAACCCCGCCTGGCTGATCTGGACCGACTTCGCCTGCGCGACGGTGGCCGCAATCGGGCTGTGGTGGCGGCGCACGAGACTGCTGATCCCGCTGGCGATCTATTGCGTGGTCATCTCGATCTTCACTGTGGCCGCCGCCTTCACGCTGCTCATCGTGCTCTTCACCATCGCCGTGCACCGCAAGTTCCTGGTGCTGGCCATCTTTTTCGTCAGCATCACCGCCACCAACGCCGTCTTCCCGTTCATCCGCCCCGAGACCGGCCGCAATTATTGGGAGACAGCCGCCTGGGGCACCGTCTTCCTGGTGATCGTCTGCTTGTGGGGCATGGTGGTACGCGCCCGCCGCCAGTTGCTCGCGTCGTACCGGGATCGTGCCGAGCGCGCCGAGGCCGAGCAGCAGCTGCGGGTGGCGCAGGCCCGCACAACCGAGCGCAACCGCATCGCCCGCGAGATGCACGACGTGCTGGCCCACCGCATCTCGCTGCTGAGCCTGCACGCGGGCGCCCTCGAGATCAAACCGGACGCCGCGCCCGACGACGTGGCCAACGCCGCCGGGGTCATCCGGGCCAGCGCACATCAGGCGCTGCAGGATCTGCGCGAGGTGATCGGCGTGCTGCGCGACGACCGGCCCGAGGGCGCGCCCGAGCCGCCGCAGCCGACGCTGGGGGAGCTGCCCGCGCTGGCCGAGGAGTCGCGCTCGGCCGGTGTCAAGGTCAGCCTCGACGTCGCGGTCGAACCCGAGGCGGTGCCGGCCGGCACGGGCCGCACGGCCTATCGGATCGTGCAGGAGGGCCTGACCAACGCCCGCAAACACGCTCCCGGCGCTCTCGTGCGGGTCAACGTGGCCGGCTCGGCCGGTGACGGCCTGGTGATCGAGGTCCGCAACCCGTGGCCGATCGGCGGGAACGGCACGTCGATCCCGGGCACGGGCACCGGCCTGATCGGTCTGACCGAGCGCACGGCGCTGGCCGGTGGGCGGCTGAGCCACGGCCGCACGCCGCAGAACGAGTTCGCTCTGACAGCATGGCTGCCATGGCCGACGTGA
- a CDS encoding response regulator, whose product MADVNDPVRVLIVDDDALVRAGLGMILSAAPDIAVVGEAADGAEVPGAVSRHEPDVVLMDIRMPRVDGLSATETLRARPGAPEVIVLTTFDADEFVLRALRAGASGFLLKDTPPAEILRAVRRVSVGEAMLSPTVTRQLIAHVAAPAPPSRSRATERLDRLSERERDVALALAHGRSNAEIAGDLHMSIATVKAHVSRLLIKLELNNRVQVAILVHDAGLV is encoded by the coding sequence ATGGCCGACGTGAACGATCCGGTGCGGGTGCTGATCGTCGACGACGACGCGCTGGTGCGGGCCGGGCTCGGCATGATCCTGTCGGCCGCGCCGGACATCGCGGTGGTGGGTGAGGCGGCCGACGGCGCCGAGGTGCCCGGGGCGGTGTCGCGGCACGAACCCGACGTCGTCCTGATGGACATCCGGATGCCGCGTGTCGACGGGTTGTCCGCCACCGAGACACTCAGGGCCCGCCCCGGCGCGCCCGAGGTGATCGTGCTGACCACCTTCGACGCCGACGAGTTCGTGCTGCGCGCGCTGCGCGCCGGGGCCAGCGGTTTTCTGCTCAAGGACACGCCTCCGGCGGAGATCCTGCGAGCCGTACGGCGGGTGTCCGTGGGCGAGGCCATGCTGTCGCCCACTGTCACCCGGCAGCTGATCGCGCACGTTGCCGCGCCCGCCCCGCCCTCGCGCAGCCGGGCCACCGAGCGGCTCGATCGGCTCAGCGAGCGTGAGCGCGACGTGGCCCTGGCCCTGGCTCACGGCCGGTCCAACGCCGAGATCGCGGGCGACCTGCACATGTCGATCGCCACCGTGAAGGCTCACGTCTCCCGGCTGCTGATCAAGCTCGAACTCAACAACCGTGTGCAGGTCGCGATCCTGGTCCACGACGCCGGGCTGGTCTAG
- a CDS encoding dipeptidase yields MELIIDGHNDLPMQLRGRFGYRVEGLDEPRPELQTDIPRLRAGGVGGQFWSVYVPGDLSEPEAVVATMEQIDAVYRMAAAYPGDFAIAYSADHVEQAMADGKIASLIGIEGGHSLATSLGVLRAFARLGVRYVTLTHNENLSWADSAVRESQVGGLNDEGRAVVREMQRIGVLVDLSHVAPVTMHAALDTAVAPVIFSHSGVRALHDHPRNVPDDVLTRLRDNGGVIQLTFVAPFVSAESRAWMAAADEQWQRLGPPARPAEWPRAPRPGEDPATLPEWPGPDRLVEPEFASWLAANPRPPVTVAQVADQVEHARDVAGVDHIGLGGDYDGTPELPDGMGDVSSYPLLLTELAGRGWPDDDLGKLAGRNILRVLRESERRAEEPLWPPVPAR; encoded by the coding sequence ATGGAACTGATCATCGACGGGCACAACGACCTGCCCATGCAGCTGCGCGGACGCTTCGGGTATCGGGTCGAAGGGCTGGACGAGCCGCGGCCCGAGCTGCAGACCGACATTCCCCGGCTGCGCGCGGGCGGTGTCGGTGGGCAGTTCTGGTCGGTCTACGTGCCGGGCGACCTGAGCGAGCCCGAGGCCGTGGTCGCGACGATGGAGCAGATCGACGCCGTTTACCGGATGGCCGCGGCCTACCCCGGCGACTTCGCGATCGCGTACAGCGCGGATCACGTCGAGCAGGCCATGGCCGACGGGAAGATCGCCTCGCTGATCGGGATCGAGGGCGGGCACAGCCTGGCCACCTCGCTCGGCGTGCTGCGGGCATTCGCGCGGCTGGGCGTGCGCTATGTGACGCTGACGCACAACGAGAACCTGTCCTGGGCCGATTCCGCCGTACGGGAATCCCAGGTCGGCGGGCTCAACGACGAAGGACGAGCCGTCGTACGGGAGATGCAGCGGATCGGTGTGCTGGTGGACCTGTCGCACGTGGCGCCGGTGACGATGCACGCCGCGCTGGACACGGCGGTCGCCCCGGTCATCTTCAGTCACTCCGGCGTGCGGGCCTTGCACGACCACCCGCGCAACGTGCCCGACGACGTGCTGACCCGGCTGCGCGACAACGGCGGCGTCATTCAGCTGACGTTCGTCGCGCCGTTCGTGTCGGCCGAGTCGCGGGCGTGGATGGCCGCGGCCGACGAACAATGGCAGCGGCTCGGACCGCCGGCGCGCCCGGCCGAATGGCCGCGGGCGCCGCGCCCCGGCGAGGACCCGGCCACGCTGCCGGAGTGGCCGGGCCCGGACCGGCTGGTGGAACCGGAGTTCGCGTCGTGGCTGGCCGCCAATCCGCGCCCGCCGGTGACCGTCGCGCAGGTGGCCGACCAGGTGGAGCACGCCCGCGACGTGGCCGGGGTGGACCACATCGGCCTGGGCGGCGACTACGACGGCACACCCGAGCTGCCCGACGGCATGGGCGACGTGTCGAGCTACCCGCTTCTGCTCACCGAGCTCGCCGGGCGCGGCTGGCCGGACGACGACCTGGGCAAACTGGCCGGGCGCAACATCCTGCGGGTCCTGCGCGAATCCGAGCGCCGGGCCGAGGAGCCGCTCTGGCCGCCGGTGCCGGCCCGCTAG